From Bombyx mori chromosome 10, ASM3026992v2, a single genomic window includes:
- the LOC105842243 gene encoding uncharacterized protein LOC105842243, with translation MGSMQLARPKFASKTRTLSAVTRNTSCSRGWLRVVMQTIFAVITVTSFILIVLMAIHNSSLFPVGRPAINSRCQIQNCRVVCRDVTYLVDYGDLIVSAVAEAETRCSRIILVIKNFIFRNATMPENWLSNIRSNIQEIAIIRGNLMRIPADAFRSHFARNISTIILQSLTLRAWEDGSLVGLANLDKLYIRDCNIIDIQPRVLSDVAHSLQTLTITQSGFWHPNTITGKENLPKLGIVDFSFNHFKDVLNSNSFIGLGNCRVLYLNYCKITSIGPNTFDRLLSIEYIYLNNNYLVTLPTQLFDSILQVRPNMRVNLQNNHWYCSCTNKDLMSLTRSDVLTGDPICDHPYEIRGVTFSEFYESCPGLEEVRSYDMTYSNSSVVHYTVAYVNGSCYDDTNTPNNISLRIINSSANGPTCFSNVFKDFSYFNSNPINVIRNENKNDWLKLTFFVKSEQYSIVEIDSSRVTGYGLLWFQSTCPNEAYCLNVLPNFLRVYNINFTARYTFCPIQINNAAVEVEDCLTYDLSTYAIETRHDEVQILFYALTGVICLIFGALCVYAMIRKNPILLKGSKRILFVKHKTVDALVLPPKISLRDCHRPVEQHNQTFNDKIFTVCSTECNKYDTLRSYRSSISSTPSYVSALEPTEDQLANWRIAHHFNDDLSVSSNSSLATGLSSDSLCYYSLDSV, from the exons atgggTAGTATGCAATTGGCTCGACCCAAATTCGCGAGTAAAACCAGAACGTTATCAGCTGTTACGAG GAACACGTCATGCAGTCGCGGATGGCTTCGTGTGGTGATGCAAACAATATTCGCCGTAATCACAGTGACTAGTTTCATCTTAATAGTCTTAATGGCAATACACAACTCCTCACTGTTCCCTGTCGGACGACCAGCCATCAACTCTCGATGCCAAATCCAGAATTGCAGAGTGGTCTGTAGAGATGTAACGTATCTCGTTGATTATGGAGACTTGATTGTTTCAGCGGTGGCA gaAGCCGAGACGAGGTGCTCGAGAATTATTTTGGTGATCAAGAATTTCATTTTTCGAAACGCAACTATGCCCGAGAACTGGTTGTCAAATATACGATCAAATATTCAAGAGATAGCTATAATAAGAGGAAACCTCATGCGCATCCCGGCAGATGCATTCCGAAGCCACTTCGCTAGGAACATAAGCACTATTATACTACAAAGCTTAACGCTAAGAGCATGGGAAGACGGCAGTCTTGTCGGCTTAGCTAATTTAGACAAACTGTATATCAGGGATTGTAACATCATAGACATACAACCGAGGGTATTGAGCGATGTGGCTCACTCGTTGCAAACGCTTACCATAACTCAAAGTGGTTTTTGGCATCCGAACACCATCACGGGAAAAGAGAACTTGCCTAAATTAGGTATAGTAGATTTTTCTTTTAACCATTTCAAGGATGTGTTGAATAGTAATAGCTTCATTGGGCTCGGTAACTGCAGAGTGTTGTAcctaaattattgtaaaatcaCAAGCATCGGACCTAACACATTCGATCGTTTGTTGAGCATTGAATATATTTATCTAAATAATAACTATCTTGTTACTCTACCGACGCAGCTGTTCGATTCAATCCTGCAAGTACGACCAAACATGCGAGTCAATTTACAGAACAACCATTGGTACTGTTCTTGTACGAACAAAGACTTAATGTCGTTGACCAGAAGCGACGTTTTAACAGGCGATCCAATTTGTGACCATCCCTACGAAATACGCGGCGTAACATTTTCAGAGTTTTATGAAAGCTGCCCTGGTCTGGAAGAAGTTCGCAGTTACGATATGACCTACTCGAACAGCTCCGTCGTTCACTACACTGTTGCTTATGTGAATGGATCGTGTTACGATGATACAAACACACCAAACAACATTTCATTAAGAATCATTAATTCTTCAGCGAACGGTCCTACTTGTTTTTCGAATGTCTTCAAAGatttcagttattttaattCGAATCCGATTAACGTAATCCGTAATGAGAATAAAAACGATTGGTTGAAGCTAACGTTTTTCGTAAAATCAGAACAATATTCGATAGTCGAAATCGATTCTTCGCGTGTCACAGGGTATGGTCTGTTATGGTTTCAGTCGACGTGCCCGAACGAAGCGTATTGTCTGAATGTCTTACCGAATTTCTTACGCGTCTATAATATTAACTTCACTGCCCGTTATACTTTTTGCCCAATACAAATTAACAACGCTGCTGTCGAAGTCGAAGACTGTTTGACATACGATCTATCAACGTACGCTATTGAAACTCGTCATGATGaagtacaaattttattttacgctCTAACCGGAGTGATTTGTTTGATATTTGGTGCACTTTGTGTGTACGCAATGATACGTAAAAACCCTATACTTTTGAAGGGCAGTAAGCGAATTCTGTTCGTCAAACATAAAACTGTTGACGCCCTGGTTTTGCCTCCAAAAATATCTTTGAGGGATTGCCATAGACCTGTGGAGCAACACAATCAAACTTTCAATGATAAAATTTTTACCGTCTGTAGTACGGAATGTAATAAATACGATACACTGAGATCTTATAGAAGCAGTATAAGTAGTACTCCTAGTTACGTATCGGCGCTCGAACCTACCGAGGATCAATTAGCAAATTGGCGTATCGCTCATCATTTTAATGACGATCTGAGTGTGAGTTCGAATTCTTCATTAGCCACTGGCTTATCCAGCGACTCTCTGTGTTATTATTCACTAGATTCCGTTTGA